A region from the Vespula pensylvanica isolate Volc-1 chromosome 9, ASM1446617v1, whole genome shotgun sequence genome encodes:
- the LOC122631664 gene encoding potassium voltage-gated channel protein Shaw-like isoform X2, whose amino-acid sequence MRKVDDERWNDRVILNVGGIRHETYKATLKKIPATRLSRLTEASVNYDPILNEYFYDRHPGVFAQVLNYYRTGKLHYPTDVCGPLFEEELDFWGLDSNQVEPCCWSTYSIHRDTQATLAILDKLDIEGEKLSDEEISRLFGYEEEYNRGTLTKWQRLRPRIWALFDEPYSSRSAKCIACISIFFICLSVLCFCLKSHSSNLSQIRTDDSSSNYSVKFTQHYENEIGRPHRTFYYIEHACNAWFTFEITLRCLENPNNDFDSIPRGLWWALVTMTTVGYGDMTPKTFPGMFIGGLCALTGVLAIALPVPVIVSNFSMFYSHTQARSKLPKQRRRVLPAEFPRRGRSSMHQNRSDSQGHLFLNASPYRSLTPLMTRQPMTRLHSVLQLQPNIVINLAEIEHRARTTSPSQESEGTSVSDCRDSDLPRDDKTEQQRVAEIVHPEEETNHRKERQRSQNILHCIL is encoded by the exons ATGAGGAAAGTGGATGATGAAAGATGGAACGACCGGGTGATACTTAACGTCGGTGGAATACGTCACGAGACGTATAAAGCAACCTTGAAGAAAATACCGGCGACGAGATTGTCACGACTCACCGAAGCATCGGTAAATTACGATCCGATATTGAACGAATATTTCTACGACAGGCATCCCGGTGTCTTCGCACAGGTTCTCAATTACTATCGTACAGGCAAGCTGCACTATCCCACGGACGTTTGCGGTCCTCTTTTTGAAGAAGAGCTTGATTTCTGGGGTCTTGATTCGAATCAG gtTGAACCTTGCTGTTGGAGTACTTACAGTATTCACAGAGACACTCAAGCAACGTTGGCCATATTGGACAAATTAGACATCGAAGGCGAAAAGCTTAGCGACGAGGAGATTTCTCGGCTTTTTGGTTACGAGGAGGAATATAATCGTGGAACGTTGACAAAGTGGCAGCGATTACGTCCGAGAATCTGGGCTCTCTTCGACGAGCCTTATTCGTCGAGGTCGGCAAAGTGCATCGCCTGCATTTCGATCTTCTTCATCTGTCTCTCGGTTCTCTGCTTTTGCTTGAAGAGCCATTCTAGTAATCTATCACAAATTAGAACGGATGATTCTTCTTCTAACTACTCTGTAAAATTCACTCAGCATTACGAGAATGAAATCGGTCGACCGCATCGAACGTTTTATTACATCGAACACGCTTGTAACGCTTGGTTCACATTCGAAATAACACTTCGATGCTTG GAAAATCCTAACAACGACTTTGACAGTATACCACGAGGACTTTGGTGGGCTCTAGTCACCATGACGACCGTCGGTTACGGCGACATGACGCCAAAAACCTTTCCAGGGATGTTCATAGGCGGACTATGTGCCTTGACCGGTGTTCTTGCTATCGCACTTCCGGTTCCCGTCATCGTCAGCAACTTCTCTATGTTCTACTCCCACACTCAG gcACGTAGCAAATTGCCAAAGCAGAGACGAAGAGTACTCCCAGCAGAATTTCCAAGACGTGGAAGATCGTCGATGCATCAAAATCGTTCCGATTCTCAGGGACATTTGTTCTTGAACGCTTCACCTTACAGATCGCTGACACCTCTCATGACTCGACAACCTATGACTAGATTGCACAGCGTCCTACAACTCCAG CCGAATATCGTGATAAATCTAGCGGAAATCGAACATCGTGCGCGCACCACTTCGCCCAGTCAAGAATCCGAAGGAACGAGCGTATCTGACTGCCGAGATAGCGATCTACCTCGAGACGATAAGACGGAGCAGCAACGTGTCGCCGAAATCGTTCATCCAGAAGAGGAAACGAATcatcgaaaagagagacaacgTTCTCAAAACATTCTCCATTGTAttctatga
- the LOC122631664 gene encoding potassium voltage-gated channel protein Shaw-like isoform X1, whose amino-acid sequence MRKVDDERWNDRVILNVGGIRHETYKATLKKIPATRLSRLTEASVNYDPILNEYFYDRHPGVFAQVLNYYRTGKLHYPTDVCGPLFEEELDFWGLDSNQVEPCCWSTYSIHRDTQATLAILDKLDIEGEKLSDEEISRLFGYEEEYNRGTLTKWQRLRPRIWALFDEPYSSRSAKCIACISIFFICLSVLCFCLKSHSSNLSQIRTDDSSSNYSVKFTQHYENEIGRPHRTFYYIEHACNAWFTFEITLRCLVSPSLKRFAVSPVNAIDLAATFSFYTEFLTESSLYLEVLSIARVLRLFKLTRHSPGLRILIHTFKASAKELALLVFFLALGIVLFASLIFYAERLQENPNNDFDSIPRGLWWALVTMTTVGYGDMTPKTFPGMFIGGLCALTGVLAIALPVPVIVSNFSMFYSHTQARSKLPKQRRRVLPAEFPRRGRSSMHQNRSDSQGHLFLNASPYRSLTPLMTRQPMTRLHSVLQLQPNIVINLAEIEHRARTTSPSQESEGTSVSDCRDSDLPRDDKTEQQRVAEIVHPEEETNHRKERQRSQNILHCIL is encoded by the exons ATGAGGAAAGTGGATGATGAAAGATGGAACGACCGGGTGATACTTAACGTCGGTGGAATACGTCACGAGACGTATAAAGCAACCTTGAAGAAAATACCGGCGACGAGATTGTCACGACTCACCGAAGCATCGGTAAATTACGATCCGATATTGAACGAATATTTCTACGACAGGCATCCCGGTGTCTTCGCACAGGTTCTCAATTACTATCGTACAGGCAAGCTGCACTATCCCACGGACGTTTGCGGTCCTCTTTTTGAAGAAGAGCTTGATTTCTGGGGTCTTGATTCGAATCAG gtTGAACCTTGCTGTTGGAGTACTTACAGTATTCACAGAGACACTCAAGCAACGTTGGCCATATTGGACAAATTAGACATCGAAGGCGAAAAGCTTAGCGACGAGGAGATTTCTCGGCTTTTTGGTTACGAGGAGGAATATAATCGTGGAACGTTGACAAAGTGGCAGCGATTACGTCCGAGAATCTGGGCTCTCTTCGACGAGCCTTATTCGTCGAGGTCGGCAAAGTGCATCGCCTGCATTTCGATCTTCTTCATCTGTCTCTCGGTTCTCTGCTTTTGCTTGAAGAGCCATTCTAGTAATCTATCACAAATTAGAACGGATGATTCTTCTTCTAACTACTCTGTAAAATTCACTCAGCATTACGAGAATGAAATCGGTCGACCGCATCGAACGTTTTATTACATCGAACACGCTTGTAACGCTTGGTTCACATTCGAAATAACACTTCGATGCTTG GTCAGTCCAAGCCTAAAGCGATTCGCTGTGTCGCCGGTGAACGCGATCGATTTAGCGGCGACGTTCAGCTTCTATACGGAATTCTTGACAGAGTCTAGCCTGTATCTGGAGGTCCTCTCGATAGCACGAGTACTTCGACTCTTTAAATTGACCAGACATTCACCCGGCTTGAGAATCCTCATACATACTTTCAAAGCATCCGCGAAAGAGCTCGCATTGTTGGTTTTCTTCCTCGCTTTGGGCATAGTTCTCTTCGCTAGTCTCATTTTTTACGCCGAACGACTTCAA GAAAATCCTAACAACGACTTTGACAGTATACCACGAGGACTTTGGTGGGCTCTAGTCACCATGACGACCGTCGGTTACGGCGACATGACGCCAAAAACCTTTCCAGGGATGTTCATAGGCGGACTATGTGCCTTGACCGGTGTTCTTGCTATCGCACTTCCGGTTCCCGTCATCGTCAGCAACTTCTCTATGTTCTACTCCCACACTCAG gcACGTAGCAAATTGCCAAAGCAGAGACGAAGAGTACTCCCAGCAGAATTTCCAAGACGTGGAAGATCGTCGATGCATCAAAATCGTTCCGATTCTCAGGGACATTTGTTCTTGAACGCTTCACCTTACAGATCGCTGACACCTCTCATGACTCGACAACCTATGACTAGATTGCACAGCGTCCTACAACTCCAG CCGAATATCGTGATAAATCTAGCGGAAATCGAACATCGTGCGCGCACCACTTCGCCCAGTCAAGAATCCGAAGGAACGAGCGTATCTGACTGCCGAGATAGCGATCTACCTCGAGACGATAAGACGGAGCAGCAACGTGTCGCCGAAATCGTTCATCCAGAAGAGGAAACGAATcatcgaaaagagagacaacgTTCTCAAAACATTCTCCATTGTAttctatga